tgagacagggagagatagcgagagggagatagagagagggaggatagagagaaagagagcaaggatagagtcagagaggaggaggatagagagtgagagagaaggaatGAGGCGAGTTCCTTCAGACCGCTTAtcccttttttatttaattttttgctGCTGAGATTAACACAtagcaccccacacacacacacacacacacacacacacacaccctgcagtcCTTGGTACCCTTCCAGCAGTAGGCGTTGGGGACCCTCAGGCCGTGGGCGCCCGGTCTTGTCAGCCTCCTAGAATACATCCCGCCAAGACAGCAGCTAGCGCAGCTGTACCTGCCGGCCCTGCCAGGCCAGCACATCTTCTGTTGTCTCTCAATGAGGGAGGCATAGCGGCAACAGTGTGCATTGTGTTGGCACTTCCTCCACGGCTGAGTACACTGGCGGtcgagtgagggagagagagacagagcacgGCATCTTGGGTAATCTGTCCTTATCTGACgctgtgatggaggtggtggtggggacggCGGGGACAgtgcttctgtttgtgtgtatcggGTCGGGTCCCTTTAGATGAATGGTTTGTCATTATTATCGCCCTAATGACCGGAACTCGATGATTGTCTTTCTGATGAACAGCACCGATATGTTAGATACAGATCAATCCCGCTTCATTAATCCCAGACAGGAAATGTACGCAGACTTTACTTTTATGAGCTGTCCGTTCCTATCGACCCAAGTAAAGTTAGCCTTAAAAAAGCCCTTCATCATCAAGCTTCATCCGATATAACACAAAGTTCAATCAAAGTTCAATCGAACCCAACTTCATCTGATTCGGGCCGATCTCCCTGTGATGTTTAGTATATATGCGGtttaaataatttccctctgggattattaaagtatttatctatctatctatctatctatatgaaACTAATCAGTGGTGGTTTGGTGGCTCTGAGGGGATAGAGCCCACTCTGTCCCCAGGAGGGTCTCATCATCCTGCAGGGGGAGGATGATGAGACCCTCTGCTTGTATGGCAGGATGCAGGAGACCCAAGGTGATGCTGCAGGGCTCGGAGCTTCCCTGTTCAAGCCTCTCTTTAGCTTGGTCCTGTTCTGTAAATAAATACCACATGGACTGTGTGTAAAACTGCcaatacaacaataaaacatcCCCTCCCACCGGACATTAGCCTGGACAGATTTGGGGCACAGTAAAAAGTAAATATGGGGAATTATAAATCACAGCCCTCACTTGGAAAGACAGGAGCTCTTGTTGCATCTGGTCTCTGTTCTCTTCTCTGCAGCGTTCCACAGGTGCACTCAGGGGAATTCAACCACCATGAAGGATTAATTGGGTCTGAATTGCTCTGAAATGGGTCTTTGGCGCCGTAAGCAGTAGGTTACCTTTTTTTCAGTAATCCTATTATTTTATAAACCAAACAATTAGCGAAATAGTGACTGTTTGGGCCATAAGCAGTTTAGCAGCACATTGGCCACGTTCTGCTTCATTACTTACTTAAAGGTGTTTTTGTGCCTGTGGTGGCGgtcttgatgatgatgatgatgatgatgatgatgatggttgtgatgacgatgacgatgatgatgatattcATGTGGTGAGAATGATTTGAGACCTTGGAGCAGGTGCGCAATACCCAAAGGGATTAGAAATCTAAATGGCCTACTGGGGCACTCTCATTTATAATACAGGAAATGATTACAGTATGGATCTAGTTTCGACTGTGACATTTCACCTTGTTCATATAATTTCAAACTCGGGAAATTATTAAAAAAGGATTTGAGTAAAAAGCCACATTAGAACAACAGCGAGCAACTGCGGAAAATGGGACTTTGGTCAAGAAATATGTGTAGATATATTTGTTTTTAGGAGCCAGAGTTCGCATTGTAAAGCGCTGACAGGTTGAGTTCccctgtccatggtgctggagCCATCCTGTGTGTCTTACTTCATTTGAGTCGAATACATGTGTCCAGTATTCTCTGCCATGAACACTGTACACGTCTTCAAATGGAAACGCAGTTTGCCGCTATAGATGCATTACAAATAAACGACAGACAAGGGCAAGAATCTCATGGAAAATTCTGTGAACTTAGATGTTATGCAGCAAATTCAATGGGTTCTTACAGCACTCTAGTGGTCAAACGAGAGAGATACAAAATATAAAACGGGAATTCAGTTAATTTATGCAAATGTTATTCAGCTCCTACTTGTTTTTCATTTCACTGTGTTTGGATTGTAAGAAGCCCAAGTTTGAATTGCTTTCCATATGTATTGTAGGCTATGTGTTTTATGAGGATGATCATGTTGGATTAactttttactttacttttaacACACTCTGTAGTTGGAAATGTAAAGGCATCTCACAAAAAAGTATGGCTATATATGAGAGCTTTGCAAATGTGACGAATTGCTTGTActaagtgaatagtgggggAAAGCcgccactattcacggagcctgaggtgaataattgttttagtataggcctactactacacgtgaacactccaaaaagaATCAAGATAAAACATTTATTGGTTTCTATTagaggtttatttgtttttattagcgttgcAAAGCGGGACGTTTAACGAGGAagacaatatcccgagtttgagatctcaatcatgggatatggccaatatcccgagatagcgaaccaatcaaattgctccATCTTAGTAGGTTCACGTGCATAAAACTACTTATCTCCACCAGGAGgcggttgcaccagcagaacgtaaggtcGTTCGTAAGTTGGAGTATAAAGTCCGTCTTTACCTAACGTTCGCCATCACTACAAATAACCTACACAAAACATATTGTCGCTTACAAGTCTGGAATGCAACCATTAATTGATTTTGGTTGCATCATAGAAAACATTTCACCAATTAAATTAACTGAAGAAAAGAAACCTATTACGTAAGAAAGTCATTTACCAGCCCTGCTTGGTTAGGGGCTCTTTTCCCGACAACACCAGTAAGGCCCCGCCCCTTATTCTCATTGAGTGGTGCTGATCTTtcggaagaagaagagaagcagGAGGAAGGTAAGCCCTGCGCCTTCGGCTACATATCTGCTTCTGCAACAATACCTGCAGTTCAGTTTTAAAGTAGGATTGCTATTCTAGGTAGGAGTTTGTCAACTTGCATATTTAGGTacctttttatttggtgaaCATTAACAAcaaaaaccacaacaacaacaacaacaacaacaacaaccacaacgcATTAAGTATATTCACCTAATTTACCTAAGGATGACTTAGTTGCGTAGCAGTTTCCAAGGAATCCTATAAATTGGACTGCGTGCGTTGCGCCCTGTTGCGCCGCATGCGTCACGTGCACCCCAACACATTCGAAACGCATGCAGTAAACTTGACATGTGCAGAACAACTCCTTGCAACTGAGGCGAAACCACTACTATATTACGTCAACAGATTACGAAACGTCACCATTTTACGCAATCCGTATGTACGAGGCAATATGCGCTATAGTTAAATTTTTTTGACAGATTTTTGAGGCCCGGATGGAAAACATGCACCGATTCAAAGCTTTTTTTAAATACCATGTAGCTCTATAGCTCAACCCAGTGGCGAGGCTTGGGTCATACACGCTGCAACGACACCTTGCGAAACCTTTGACTACACGCGCAACCCAACGTGTCAATCAGTAACAAAATTGTTTTAGCTTTCTAAATGAATGTCTGAACAATAAACGACTGTACTTTTAGTCAGGTACCAACTATTAGTGCAGACATTGAAATACAAAGATGAACACACTTTTGCACACTTTACAAATCTGCTAGCAAGGAATGTAATTGAAGAGTTGCTTATCTTAATACTGCCTGTAGTCTTGGCATTTCTTGTATCTACAGATGTGATTCATACATGTGACAAAAAGATGATAAAAGCATTGCAATTCACAAAGaattaaaaaaacgaaaaacagTACTCTCAAAACATATCTGCTACAAAACATTttgacaaacaacaaacaatgaATTGGATTTGAGAAGTCATAAACCAATGTGAATAACTTTACCAACTAATCTAAATGACCTACCCTTTCTTCAATCCTCTCTCGTCCTGGAGCCTTGAGTTGAGACGATGAAGGCTGTCCTAGTTGTACACGGAGGGGCCTGGGCGATACCAGACGAGCTGGCGGACGCCTCCGTGAAAGGGGTCAAGGCTGCGGCCAGTGAGGGCTACAGGGTGCTGGGCACCGGGGGAAGCGCCCTGGACGCTGTGGAGAAGGCCGTGAGGGCCATGGAGGACAACCCCGTGTTCGACGCAGGTCAGAGCTTGGTTTGAATGcggttattattttattgtatctagTTGTTTTTAGTTTTACACCGCGTTGATGTGAATTCTGGAGTTGGGCgagtaaaaatacaaaatataacaatcatttatataatatataataggcctatattCTGCATTGCTGAAATCCTGAATAGATCGACCAAACATCCATGAAATGCATGCTGCATGCTGCTTTTGAGCCCAGCCCGGTTGCTAAAGGGGAGTGAGTCAGAATATGTTTCTGTGAATCAATACAACTGAACTGTGAGCGGTTGGGGGGCGCTTGATTACAGGACATGGCGCAGTGCTGAACGCCGACGGCGAGGTGGAGCTTGACGCCATCATCATGGACGGACAGACTCTCGGGAGTGGAGCGGTGGCTTGCGTTCAGAACATCGCCAATCCTGTTTCCCTCGCACGGGCCGTCATGGAGAAGGTGCCcccttttcaaatatatatatatatatataatagtatagtatatatctctgtatatatatcgagatatgtatatatacacactgtaGATGTCTGGCTAGGGGATTATAGGAATAAGCAGAGCAACAGCTGCAGCCTGTTGTTTCTGAGGGAACGGGTGAGAGAAGGACTCCAACATAGCATCTGCTGAGGGCGGCTGGGGGTTGATCATCATCGTCGTGGCGTGGTGGCAATCATCTACCGGAGAATCAAACTGGATATGATGCCACATTTAGGAAGGGAAAAAGCATGACGTTTGAGATCTCTATttcattttctgttttgttttgttccttGGTTACCATTTTGCAGGCATGTTTTACACAAAGCGTTTGAATTCGTAGTATTGACCAGCACAGATCAGGTAGGCCTTAGGCGTCACTCCTCAAGGAGCCTTCCTTTTGGCCTAAGGCCTATTGGCTGGGAGGCAAACAGTGAACGCTTGTAAGCCAAGTAATGTtccttcaattaaaaaaaaataactgttAAAATAACCCATTTGGTGTGATGTAAATCTTCTCCTTACATGTTTGGAAACACGAAGACCGACCACGTTATGCTAACCAGCAGAGGGGCCAACCTGTTTGCCGAGCGCATCGGCTTTAAGACCGCTCCCACCGAAACGCTGGTGACCGCCtacgagaggagagagtgggagaaagcGAAGGAGTATGGCGCTGGAGTGAAGGAGCTGTTCCATTCTCAATTGTAGGTGGTATGGCGGACAAGAGGGTTCATGAAACACAGGATCGGTATGATCCTTGGTTTCAGCACACTTTGGTAATTGACACAACAACAGAAATACATGAGGACCAAGTATTTTgagtattttttgtgttttcaaaAAAGCCTGTTGAAAAAGGCAATTTCCATCAGGGAATGAAATGAAAAGTACCATCCAATCAACAGGtcatggtttaaaaaaaatgtacttCTCTACTCTACAGCCACATGATATGATGCAATAATTTTGCTGTCATTTTGGTTAGTTTGTGTTCTCAatagggtacacacacacactgcagtcaCATCGTTATTGCTAGGTTTTTTCAATGATGTTATTCTATCGTATAAGCTTACAGCACTCCGTAGACCATGAAGATAGATGAAGGGTTGTTGTTTGCCCTAGGTGTCATGATACGGTCGGGGCTGTTGCCGTGGACTCTTGCGGTAATGTGGCTTGTGCCACTTCGACAGGAGGGATACGAAACAAAATGGTGGGCCGAGTGGGAGACTCTCCAGTCATCGGTAGGATGACACATTTCCTTCCCTCTTGTCAAATGTCCTTTTACTTATAATAGGGTTGTAAGAAGCTTCACATAATGATTAACCGTTCATAACCACATGGGCTGTTAAATGCGACCATGGACTTGACCCTGACGCTTTAAACGTCCctgattatatcaatattaattacaCTTACCTCGGCAGAGTCTTTGAAAAGTATATTTCAAATTGACCGCAATAAAGAAAAGACAGGGTAGTAAGACTATATGACTTGTATGGGTCTACCCTAAATACATTACGTATAATCTTAATAATACTTTATATTAATTCTGACTATAATGTTTATCGAACCACCATTCATCCGATCGACTTCACACATTTGCAACATCACATTGCAATAGCCAATAGCCATCAGACAGTTCTGTACAGGCACCTTTGGAACGGGCACTGCACTAATAATAACAAGAAGAatttaaaagaagaagaaaatataaCATAAAGAAGGTTTTCCACTCGAAGTAACAGCATCACATAGTATATATTTCAGCATGTGGACAGGATTCCATCAGAGGACCATGCAACCAAAATCACTCTGATTCTCTGAGAGCTGAGAGATGGTAGCAGCACGTGGAAAAGAGCACAGCCGACCATCCAGTGACCCTTCTCTCCTGTGAATCAGGCGCTGGGGGATACGCGGACAACCGTAGCGGCGCAGTGTCTTGCACCGGTCACGGAGAGTCCATCCTTAAAGTCACTTTGGCTCGCCTCATCATTTTCCACATTGAGCAAGGTTAAGTATTGCTTTCATTGTGTCATTTACGATCTATCTGAAACACTTAAACACGCTGCTCCCTTCATACTGGAGAGGCTAAATAAGTCAC
This genomic window from Gadus macrocephalus chromosome 15, ASM3116895v1 contains:
- the si:dkey-103j14.5 gene encoding isoaspartyl peptidase/L-asparaginase isoform X2, whose product is MKAVLVVHGGAWAIPDELADASVKGVKAAASEGYRVLGTGGSALDAVEKAVRAMEDNPVFDAGHGAVLNADGEVELDAIIMDGQTLGSGAVACVQNIANPVSLARAVMEKTDHVMLTSRGANLFAERIGFKTAPTETLVTAYERREWEKAKEYGAGVKELFHSQLCHDTVGAVAVDSCGNVACATSTGGIRNKMALGDTRTTVAAQCLAPVTESPSLKSLWLASSFSTLSKVKKWRPRWSSLCATWTSVSMAGAGPSRSLPRGSGRPPSPPRGWPGQPRSKALCGTG
- the si:dkey-103j14.5 gene encoding isoaspartyl peptidase/L-asparaginase isoform X1; the encoded protein is MKAVLVVHGGAWAIPDELADASVKGVKAAASEGYRVLGTGGSALDAVEKAVRAMEDNPVFDAGHGAVLNADGEVELDAIIMDGQTLGSGAVACVQNIANPVSLARAVMEKTDHVMLTSRGANLFAERIGFKTAPTETLVTAYERREWEKAKEYGAGVKELFHSQLCHDTVGAVAVDSCGNVACATSTGGIRNKMVGRVGDSPVIGAGGYADNRSGAVSCTGHGESILKVTLARLIIFHIEQGKEVEAAVELSLRYMDERVHGGGGAIAVSPSGQWAATFTTERMAWAAAEQGTLWYGLNPQERFQDKPVQ